The genomic DNA tcaacacacacacacactataaaaatcttatacagtcTTAATATAAGTTAAGAGTTCTGTCCCATCATGAAATGATGGTGCTAAAGTAAACCCTTTACATGGATTTTATATCACATcatatttactttatttttaaattaatgcAATGCCATGATAAGAATGGCATTTGAAATCCAACTTTATACACCTCACACATTCCTACGACAACTGCAACTTCGTGGGTTCTACTGTTCTAGAACATTAACCAGTTTCACTGCATGGAGATCAGCCATTGGGCCTCCCCGACTGTATGTATAGCATTCAGATTCCTTGAGTGGCTTTATCACCTGTTTCATAAAATCCAGATCATACTTCACTCATTTTACATGCCATAAATTATGTTAACATTTGAAGAGACCTGTGTGCAATGtaaacattattaaaaaaaaacaaaaccctcaaAAACATCTGAACCTAATCCACAAATAGACCGATTCCAGTATTATAATGATGTACTGAAAGGTACTAAGGTAGATGTTCTAGATCATGCAGCCTATCACATTTAAAAATCCTCCCAATTGAAATTGGTGCGTTTAAAAAAAGAACTCCAAAAGCAAAAGTACTTTATAGACTGTTACCAAGTTCTCCTATATATTACATGGTTTATTAAACTGTGTGATTTAAACAGAAACTGTGATATAACAGAGTGTTTTGGTACAGAACAAAATGCAGATATAAactggagaaggaaaataaacttggggctccttttactaagctgcggtagtatttttagcacgcgctaacccctgcactacgcggaaaaactaactccagctcaatggaggcgttagtgtctagcgcacggcattgtagcaagtgctaaaaccactagcgcagcttagtaaaaggagcccttagttatgtAGGGACTTATTTCATAATGTTCCTCTTCAAGCTGAAAATCTCATAAAAAGCAAATACATGACATCTGGATAGTGTAGtatttctctttaattttcctgttaTCTTTATATTCTCCCTATCTACTGCAAGTATCCCTTAAGAGAATAGATTTGACAATAGATGGGATGATTTCTCCCTCAGTCACCAGGACTTCAACCTTTCCCTTGTCAGCTTATTGTGCTACTGCTAAAATGGCAAATATAAGTAGAATGGCCAACTATTTAATGACTGAAACCTCTACTCAATCATTTTTTCAAAGGTCTGTACCAATCAATCCTTACCTGTTAAcattctaaaccaggggtgtccaaccttttggctgaaaaaaatgtttctggggccgcacaaatgcgcaaacgctgcagcaagacaaaggagggagccggcaagatggtaaacacctaggggcagcagagaaaacactgcatcgaccTCGACCCGAGGCCACACAAAATCCTTCAtggagccgcaggttggacaccctgttCTAAACTTTTCCCCTAGTGTGTTAAATGTCCCAGTCACTTGGCATTCTGACCACACTATGGCTCTGTTCACTACACTGCGGTTAAAGATAACACAAAACCTTTGCATTAACTGTTGGAGTGTTCCCAGAATCTTGTCATACTGCCTATGCAAAGAGAAGATCCTTACCATATGTTAGCTGTGCTGCAGGTTAACAGTGCAGTTAGCCACATCTGGTGAAATGGCATTATCTGCACCATATCATCCTCCATGTTAATTGCAAGGAATAGTCCTTAGCTaaacatagtagataaagacccgaatggtccatccagtctgcccaacctgattcaatttaaatttttaaatttgtttttcttaactatttctgggcaagaatccaaagatctacccggtactgtgctcgggttccaactgccgaaatctccattaaaacctactccagcccatctactacaccctcccagccacttaagccctccccagcccatcccccaccaaacgtgTTAGCTTTTTAATGCAAACATTGCTGCGTGTTAACTGCTAAGGCACTGCAATATCTGTTAGCATACATAAATTGCTACATCAGCAGCTAATGCAGGTTAATAAATAGGCACCTATACAAGTTCATATCCCTATCATCTGAACCTTAATTTTTACAGAGAATTATTCCAGTGGAAATAGCAATGAAATCAAAATACTAAAAGTTCTCAACATAAAGGATCTAGTAGACAGGTTTAACACTAGGGATGATGTTAGATAATTATTTAAAGAATAGCGGTATACTTTTAACATTTCCTCTACTAGTTTGAATGCTGATGCAGGGATTGTAGCACCTAAGCCAACATTTGCTTTGGCAgtgccctcctccctccccccagtacagaaccaaagtggaattgtcccaatcagaatggtgcacaccaaaaaagtgtctttcaactcatctgataaattcaaatgcctttattcatccaatgactcaatgggTCATTGAGTCATtagatgaataaaggcatttgaatttatcagatgagttgaaagacacttttttggtgtgcaccattctgattgggacaattccactttggttctgtgcttttgagtttgtggttttgtttcccctgttttatttttttgctcctccctacccccccccccgccacaatctAGTAGCTCTCCCTATTATATGATGCATTTTTTAtttcataaaaatataaaaatgtaagACAAAGATAACTGGGCAATGATTAAAAGGAAATTGAGAAATAAAAGTAAAGCAACAGAATTAAGAAACTGGCTAGTtgatctttttaaaaaatgtagatacaatttcatgattaaaatgtcttttttctttgttatttttgggccatagaccttagaagttcaCCCAGTACTGTCCTTGGGTTTCAACTATTGGAGTTGACATAGAAGtgtactccagcctatccaaactatCTCAAAATTTTGcgggattcagaccatgaaaatCTGCacagcactgtcctcatgttccaaattgctgGGGCTCCCgaagccctcccaagcccatcctaaaccgaattCCCATATACAGCAAGTCTACATGGAAATGGCCTTAGTTTTTCAATTTATACCAGGATGTCACTATAAAACATCCTCACAGGACATTTGAAGATGTGCTATCAAAAATGTTTTCCGTTATCAAAATGAAACAGACTCAGTGCACAGTTGAAGTTATTATGTTTTGAATCCTGAACAACTAATGCTGCTGTTTAAAAGTTTCAGTCACACATTACGATTGCTCCAACTTTGGACAACTTTTCCCCTGTCGGTAGCAGGATGAGTGTCCCTATACAATATGGTGCTTTTCCCAAAACGGCTGTACCACTTTCAGGTGCTTCCCCTCTTACTGTCACCTGCCCATAGAGTTCAACTTACTAGAGGGCTTCAATggtatgtttggggggggggcaagaaaCCCCATATGACCTTCCAAGAGATCGGGGGGGGGGATATGGATTGTTAAATATTCATTGGTATGCGATGGCCTGCCAAATGAGGCATATCAATGGTTGGTTTCGGGGTACCTCTTATTTCTCTGTCACTGAATTGGAATTGTCATTGTTATCCCCCTATCATATTAGTTATTTCTTACGTTTCAATACCAGACCCCCGCTCCGTAGTGGCACATTATCCCATATTTTCCCCTGCGAGGCGGATATGGCGCTGGGTGTGCTGTTGTTTGAAACTGTCCCCTAagatttctccttttctcttgcTTCAGGGaaatggggatttttttttaccGGGTATGCAGTCTGTTTCTTTTCAGAGGTGGGCCACATATGGTTTATGTtatatttttcaaatgtatactgAAGAGGGTCAATTGGCTTCCTTTGCTTTCTTGCAACGTACATTTGGACTTTCAGGCATAGATGTTTTTGCAAATTTACAAGCCAGACATTATGTTCATTCTCTACCTGCTTGCCACTTGACGGACACTTGTCGGGAGACTCTTTCAGAGATGTTTTGTCTGTCTGCACAACAATTGATTCCCCTTCATTTTCATCATGTGGGCATTCGAGAGTGTCAACCAGGCCCTAATTTCAGCATATTAATAGCAACTTGGGCAGAGGATCTTCAGTGTGATCATACCGCCCATCAGGTGCAGCGTGGAAAAACTTGAGGAAAGTGTCTTCCAACATTTTACACTGGGAATTGCAGCTTAAGTTTGTTCTCCGCTTTTATATTTTGCCCATGCGAGCCTGTTggatgggggagtgtgtggtgcagtggttggatctacagcctcagcaccctggggttgtgggttcaaaccccgcgctgctccttgtgaccctgggcaagtcacttaatcctccatagccacaggtacgttagatagattgtgagcccaccgggacagagagggaaaaatgcttgagtacctgattgtaaaaaccgcttagataaccttgataggcggtatataaaatcctaataaacttgaaacttgatacatcACTACCCGAAATGCAATCAAGCACACGCCTCGCTGGGGCACATGTTTTGGTCCTGCCCTCGTATTCTTAAGTTCTGGCATTGTTTGGGTCACTACACCACCTCTCTTTGGGGTAGATGGTGGACTCTGACTCCCAGAgcattatttggattttatactaTTGCCTCTCCCAAACCTAAAGGACTTTCAGCTTTTGTGCTTAGAGTGATGTTACTTGGAAAGAAGGCAATTTTGTCCCAGTAGCTGCCAGTGAACCCACGACTTACAGTCAGTAGAGATCACTGATGATATACATGCTTCTTTGGAGCGAAGGCATTTTTCAGATCTAGACAATGGCCCTGGCTGCAGATTCTGTTTGATTTGGGAGCGCTTTTGGCTGAGTCTTACTCCTATTGACAGAAGTTGACTACTGAACTTATAATTTGACTATTCTTTTGTTTCCTGTACTTGGGTCTCTTTTGTTTCTGTTTGGAGGCATGTGGGGGTAGTTGGAGGGGGGGTGATGATATACCTTGTACATAAATGTAAGTGTTCAGCTTTGTTTTGCTGTAGTTGTTTGCTTGCAcactgaaaattaataaatacatttaaacatgAAAGTTTCAATCAGTTAATAATTCAGCTTTGTTGAATATTGTTAAGCTGTATAGAAACCTGTCAATAGTATGCAAAAATGCCCATAGCACCCCCACCCTACTCACTGTGCCACAACCAAGCAGGGGAGACAACTGGTGAGTAAATTTTACACGTTATCTCTCTTGTGGCCTGTACTGCTGCACCACTTGCACAAGTCTTGGGATGGCCCTGGAGTGTATTTTCAGAGGGAAAAACTTTGTAACTCTCTTTTAAATACACTGAAGTGATTTCCTCTCATGGGATTCCTCTTGACATTTATAAGAGACACTAGTAATCAGCAATTAAATATATTTAGGCAGTCCCTGTGGCTTGGTTAAGTCCTGTACCACTAGACTATGAGGGAGAAAGGATGGGGACTTAATTTTGAGGGCTAGGGGAGTTTGGGTGAGCTGTGCTGATAATGTGCTTCCATTCCAGGACAAGAATGAAGGTGATTGCTGTAAGTTACACTGAGGAACTTGCCTCCATTCATTGAGGGATCTTTTGTCACCCCAGCAGGCCATGTTGGGAAGGGGAGCAAGTATAAAAATGGGGGAAAGACGGACCTTGACCACAACAAGTTCTATTTTAATAAAGCTTCAGCTCACTGGTTGATATGTTTCCGCAGCCCTTACATAAATAGGGATAGTCGATTGCTGGTATACGAATccaagaaagagacagaagaaacTGGGAAAGGTTTACTGCATATATAAATAAAGTTTAAAGAATAACTTCACCTCTGTACCTAAGTTATTTAGCACAGATTTAGGTGATGGAATGAGTATTTCAATGTTTTGGTGAAGAATACATGCAACTCTGTTCTGAAACTAATCTAGAGCTCTGGTTTGAAGGTAGCATCTTGAGGTTTTGTGTATGAAAATGCATTAGTTTGATAACATCAAAAATAACACTAATACCACCACTAATAAATAGATACAGGTAACATCAGTCTTATATCTCAGACATATTGTGACCAACGACAAAAGCTCCATCAGTCAAGAagccttttttctctcttttatatGTAAATATTACTCTCCTTTCAAGTATTAAAACAATAAATTAATTCACAAGAGGTGGTCAAAATGCCTGACTAGATCTAGTACAATGTGTACACAAATGTTAAATAGTTTCAGAACCCATTTGCAAACAATGTTTCATCATCAGTCCTTTTACTATTGTGTGAAAAAGACTAAAAATCCACTTTTAGGGTAGCAGCCTGGCGACCTCAAAAATTTACCATTGTCACAGAAGAAATTTTCCAGTGTCAAAAAGTCaccataagaaaaaaaatatataaatctttTTCATAACATATGATATAATATATTTAGTGTTTAGTTCTGAGGATATAGCTCCTCCTCTCCAAAAACAATATCACACTCTGGAGATGATCATAGGGAGAGCTTGTCCTTACCTCCTGTAGTCACAATTTGGGTCTCTGAAAGGCagcattgattaaaaaaaaacaaacaatagatGTAGAAGATTAAAGCACGTTCAACATACTTCCATGCTTCTGCATATCCATATCCATGCATCATGGTTCACTTGAACTTTGAGAACTAGTGCCTTAAAGGCTTGTAGGAATTCTGCCAAAGAAGGTTAATGCACGTGAAAACTTggataaaagaagaaaataaattgctCTTCTGTTATCTTTCACATTACCTCACTGGTAAAATTGCCCCTTTGTCCACATAATCCCACTGTCACGTGTGCAAGATTTTCAAGAATATTTCCAGATAGGACTCAAGTGAATTAAATCACTCAACTAGGCTTTGTAAAAGTCTGATCATTTGTAACTATACTCTCATGATCCTTTGCTGTGGGTAGTTGTGACATATATAGCATGGATTAAGTCAATGTGGAAAGTTCAGGACCAATTCAAGCTGAAGCCTTTGGATAGCATGACAGCTTCCAGATCTTTGTCCTCTTCTTTTTCCCGTAACCGCTGCTCCTCAAGAAGAGCCACCAGAGCATCTCTCTGTTCAACCACTTCTAGCATTTCATTCAAGATTCTTTTCTCATCAGTCAGTTCCTGCTCAGTCTTAAGATGATCTGCAGAGAGTGTGTATCAAAAACCATTATATAACATCACAATAATAATTAGATGGGCAATTCTGACCTCTTAATGGCCAGTGAGAGTAACTGAGACTTAAACATTAACCGAGGCCTATGTAAATGAATGAATAGTCAGTTCATTATTAAAATTCAACTGATTTACAGCACTTAATAGCCAGAGTTGTCTGCTTTTAGTTTATATAATTAGAATTGTTCTCATTGGCTTATAAACACAGCAGTTCTTGTATGCCTTACCCTCCACTGCCATGCGCTCCCGAAGCTCCTGTTGCAATCGGCTCTGTCTATCTTCCAGTTCCAACTCTCGAGCACTGCAAGATAAAAAGTTGCAAAAGTGGATTTAGAAAGGTTCATTGGAAGCTAGGAAACATCATGCGTAAGGTATGCACACATGCAATGAAGGTAAAACAAGCCCAGAACACAATTCAGAGATTCTTCCTTCTTAAAATCCTATCAATCCATAAAAGTCTCTGGAAGCTTATATCCAGTCTTTGACCAATGTTACAGCATGTCCCTTCCCCTTTCCAGAAACATGTTCCTACTAGAAACATTAGTGAAATTTCCAAAATTGTAGGAAAGTGATTTTCTATTTGCATCTCCAGATTATTTTCTTAATGAGAGATGAACATGACACACTATTTGCAAtaataataactaataataactttattgttgtataccgcaataccacaagcagttcagagcggtttacagaggagactgtacatatacagtgatgttacagaaaGTATTGACAGgtacattggtaacaaatttcaaATTAGATTGGTGACCCAAGGGAGGTTAGGAAAAGTCCGGAAATATGTCAGAGGTACAGCAGGTAATATCAGAGATAAGCAAGGTAGGGAGggttcagagaaatttatcaaagagataggttttaatagatttcctgaaggattggtaggagggtacACTTGAAATGAGGGGCAGAAACTAATGTTGCCTGGAAACCTCACCTACATCATCATCTTTGGTTAATTCAAATTATAGGAGTATGACAGGTTAAGGGGTTTCCATCACCACCAGGCAGCAGGGAGTGCTAACTAAAGAGGGTCAAACTACATGTCCCAGAGTACCCTGCACTTTAGAGCTCACTGCTGAGTCAGAAGGGTGGGACTCAGGCAGGGAAGAGTACTTCTGCTCCAGACCAGAATCAGTCAGGGaagttcctctttctctctcttagggATTCCTGGATCTCTAGAGATAGGCTAATGCAGAGCCTTGGGAATCAGAAGGGTGCCTATGAGTGAAGCAGCTTGGCTGAGATACGCCAACACCTTTTGTAATTTTTGTGAGAAAGATTTTTGTTCATGTGAAAGATACTGTGtcctgaatatttatatttactaATCTCTCTGGAAGTCAGGGCCAGCCTGCCACAGCAGACTAGTCTGTTACAAGGAGGTGTTTCAACCTAGCAAGAACTCAGTGCTTTCATACCAGAAAATGAATGTCCAGCATGCCTAAGATTATGAACAGAGTATAAATATGATAATGAGAAAAGAATTAAATACTGTGGCAATTACAGATAGTTTTTCATTCAGTTTCAAGGACAGGCTTAAAAAACACTGGAAAACATATACAGGCTGATAGGCTCAATTTTGTTCGGCAATCCCAGAAAACTATTTAGTCACACTTATCTTTAGTGAATAGATATGCAATATGCTGGTACAGCAAAAAAGTGTGGTGTTATTACTATGATCCCAAAAATATGATAATTCAGCAGAGTTGTGTGGATAGTTAAAGAAACATTATGTATCATACCCGATAATATTCATTTTATGTATCATACCTGATAATATTCATTCCTTTAGTCACAGAAAATGAATCCAGACAAGCGAGTTGTgtcatctaccagcaggtggagatacaGAGCACCAAGCTGAACTCTCATATATACGATGGTATGCTCACTGGTACTTCAGTATTCCTCGTAACAAAGCAGTAGGAACAACTGAACATGCCCATCTGCACAGAACTCCCTCCTCACAGTTGTTGAATCCACCTTGAGGCAGGGCAGtcttaattcgttgagggcccctaggcacacaagtccactgggccccctgccccaccgcCATGCCTTGCCATACCCCCTGTTCCACTCCCATTTATTTAACCATTTtaatatttacttctttatttctattttatttctttttttcttctattttaaaattcaaaataaacaacaaagattacaatACCAGTGCAAGTatatagtttttcttctatgcaacctacaaacatctctgaacaaatcccccttccttcctagaggaagagatcttcagctggcagggctttgggaagttcaccaatttatattttgcatttgggtaagAGGCATGGGcatggtgggaagaaaatttagtgctgtcattttattggactaatacatttctcaattagctttcagaggttaaaacttctttcttcaggtcagcTAGCTAtattgctgttacagtatccctttCCTgaactgaggaaaggagttatggtctctgaattagtaaaaaaaaaaatgtattaaaactaGTCTAacaaacaggatcaccttatttccattttctattaataaattattgtcaacacagctacaataatactttatcctaaagcaaaataaatgaataaaacaaatataaattttttttctacctttattgtttgGTTTCtggtttcctcatcttctcatcattcgcttccttccatccactgtctgccctctctctgccttttccatatggcatctgctctctttctatgcctcttccagaaattgtctgcctctccttccatctctccctccccccctggtctgacatccatctacttctctccgcTACCCCCTTGGTGtgacatctgtcttcttcccttccatctctccctccctcccagtagattttagcatctttctctcctcctttccccctcagatctggtatctgtctcctcctccttccctcctgctctggtatctctctcctctcccttcctcctcaatttattttctgcctatgTCTAAATTcactcttactattcagtcctcaatttccctctttcattgtgtctacctacagcttgctacctctttcccttaccccttccagtatctaactctatcctcttccctcaatccagaaTGTGCCCTTTTTCTttgtcctccccacttccttccagcatctgttcccctctctcaccccttccattcaatgtctgtcccccctctctcacccccacacttccattctacatctgtccccctctctcaccccccatACTTCCATTCTACATTTGTCCTCCCTCTCTACTCCTTGCatctactgtctaccctctctgcccattctatccactgtctgccctctctctctctcttccatttggcatcttccctctttccatgtcccttcaataaactgtctatcctgttcCACGTTTTATAAgactcatttcagcttcacccctctccatttttctgtttccaccccttcccctatgctctggtatctctctcctttccttccttccttcccactcaactccatggcctggcatctctcacctctccttctatctatccttcccctccatgctctggcatctcctctccttcctttccctctggtctggcaactgtctccttagtttcccttcccttcccccatgccctggcatatttcTTCTCACCTTCTCTTCTATTGctccttcccctccattatctggaatctcctctccttcctttctctccctcccaccttcattgcccctggtctggcatctgcctccttccgttccctccatggtctggtatctcctttccttcccctccctcccatggtcttgacatctctctttcttctcctcttccttccctggtcttcctcctccctctctccccccccaatcgGGTGcggcagcatttcttccccccagcCCCCAACACAGCGCAGCGTTCATAACTCGCTGCTATTGCTGGCTTCGGTCCTGCCTCACTGCCAGAAACATGAAGTAGGTGGGAcatgcagagaggaaggcccCATGCCAGTAAGAGCAGCCAATTGTGACTGTTGCCACTGCTGGAAGATGTCGCTACAGGAGCAAATGGGCTACTCCTAACATGTCCGCCTGACAGCCCCAGAGCTCAAGGAGCCACCCATGGTAAGGAGCCCCCTTGGggcccatctctctttcccccacaaATTCTTTTCTTCCTCCTGGGCCCCCTACTGCCTGCTGaggtgaggtcagcttccctccctttcactccctcgcTGCCCTCTTGCCCACCGCCTGTAAGCGAACTGATCCCAGAATgggctctaacactgcg from Geotrypetes seraphini chromosome 9, aGeoSer1.1, whole genome shotgun sequence includes the following:
- the LOC117367145 gene encoding F-actin-monooxygenase MICAL3-like, yielding MGKKDDPKLMQEWFKLVQEKNALVRYESELMIFARELELEDRQSRLQQELRERMAVEDHLKTEQELTDEKRILNEMLEVVEQRDALVALLEEQRLREKEEDKDLEAVMLSKGFSLNWS